One window of Salmo salar chromosome ssa11, Ssal_v3.1, whole genome shotgun sequence genomic DNA carries:
- the LOC106563731 gene encoding SLC35A4 upstream open reading frame protein encodes MANDKDPLRPLKDLAELKDQLEDIQRRVEKEVQAGIPQGGSVLASPFLKGFLAGYIVSRLRSSAVLGVILGTCTGIFAAQNFGVPNIEQTLKDFFNTLKGPGK; translated from the exons GACCCCTTGAGACCACTGAAGGACCTGGCAGAGCTCAAGGACCAGCTAGAGGACATTCAGCGGCGTGTGGAGAAGGAAGTACAGGCTGGGATCCCACAG GGTGGCAGTGTGCTGGCCTCTCCTTTCCTTAAGGGCTTCTTGGCAGGATATATTGTGTCTAGGCTGCGATCCTCTGCGGTTTTGGGCGTGATCCTTGGGACTTGCACAGGTATCTTTGCAGCTCAAAATTTTGGCGTGCCCAACATTGAGCAAACCCTGAAAGACTTTTTCAACACTCTAAAAGGACCCGGCAAATAG
- the LOC106563730 gene encoding uncharacterized protein, whose protein sequence is MSESQRQPLIGASSEQTAIHVGTTAEGSNKRAFKIAGFTLLACLLIAGQALTAYFVLGQKNDIKDLQEESHSLKKELSQGHAAAVPMKLHVPMNTMPLLIDESADEGTSTQGPKEGSATQCQLESTGLKPASIPSFRPQCDEQGNYLLQQCLDTTPLCWCVDASGKQLSGTVTSGPARCGTTSALNHVMAIPDVMLSDE, encoded by the exons ATGTCTGAGTCACAGAGACAGCCCCTCATCGGAGCTTCCAGCGAGCAAACCGCAATTCATGTAGGAACTACAGCAGA AGGGTCCAACAAGAGGGCTTTCAAGATAGCTGGTTTCACCCTGTTGGCCTGCCTGCTCATTGCTGGTCAGGCTCTGACGGCCTACTTTGTCCTGGGCCAGAAGAACGACATTAAAGACCTGCAGGAAGAGAGCCACTCCCTGAAGAAGGAGCTGAGTCAAGGGCACGCTG CTGCTGTCCCCATGAAGCTGCATGTGCCCATGAACACCATGCCATTGCTGATCGATGAGTCTGCTGATGAG GGGACATCTACCCAAGGGCCAAAGGAAG GTTCTGCCACCCAGTGTCAGCTGGAGTCAACAGGGTTGAAGCCAGCGAGTATTCCATCCTTCCGACCCCAGTGTGATGAGCAGGGCAACTACCTGCTCCAGCAGTGCTTGGACACCACACCCCTTTGCTGGTGTGTGGATGCCAGTGGGAAGCAGCTCTCTGGCACCGTAACCAGTGGGCCTGCTAGGTGCGGCACCACATCCG CACTCAATCATGTGATGGCCATACCTGATGTGATGCTGAGTG ATGAGTAA